The following proteins are encoded in a genomic region of Galbibacter sp. BG1:
- a CDS encoding SsrA-binding protein, which yields MKKKFFKLLAKINKAILPSYSKKDLDLAKASKFQMAIIGWRTYVTKRALD from the coding sequence ATGAAGAAAAAGTTTTTTAAGCTCTTAGCCAAAATCAACAAAGCAATATTGCCATCTTACTCCAAAAAAGATTTGGATCTGGCCAAAGCAAGCAAATTCCAAATGGCAATTATTGGTTGGCGAACTTACGTAACCAAACGTGCGCTCGACTAG
- a CDS encoding copper resistance protein NlpE N-terminal domain-containing protein has protein sequence MKKVNIKLFITLAVALVAMSCNEKAKKQTDEATTLTEEKVVVDDHNSENSLDWNGVYKGTLPCADCEGIETSLTLNADKTYSSNSVYLGKEGDPIEKTGTFEWNNEGSHITLDGDAQQQYMVGENTLIKLDNEGNKIEGALADKYILNKSVAMTDENLTDKKWELVSLMGKSISEIEETPTTPFIQFTSEENRVSGNAGCNNFTGTFTLKEGNRFETSKIASTMKACRNMKIEGELLKILEKADTYTIKDGKLSITKARMAPLAVFEEAK, from the coding sequence ATGAAAAAGGTAAATATCAAATTATTTATTACCCTAGCTGTTGCCCTTGTAGCAATGAGCTGTAATGAAAAAGCAAAGAAACAAACCGATGAGGCGACTACACTTACTGAAGAAAAAGTAGTGGTAGACGATCATAACAGTGAAAATTCTTTGGATTGGAACGGAGTCTATAAAGGTACCCTGCCATGTGCAGACTGCGAAGGCATTGAAACATCTTTAACTCTAAACGCTGATAAAACCTACTCTTCTAACAGTGTTTATTTAGGAAAGGAAGGCGATCCTATAGAAAAGACAGGAACGTTTGAATGGAATAACGAAGGAAGCCATATTACCCTAGATGGTGATGCGCAGCAGCAGTATATGGTGGGAGAAAACACACTTATTAAGCTCGACAACGAAGGAAATAAGATTGAAGGAGCGTTGGCTGATAAATACATTTTAAATAAGAGTGTGGCAATGACAGACGAAAATCTTACAGATAAAAAGTGGGAATTGGTAAGTTTAATGGGGAAATCAATTTCAGAAATTGAAGAAACACCAACCACACCTTTTATTCAATTTACTTCGGAAGAAAATCGCGTAAGCGGAAATGCGGGCTGTAATAACTTCACTGGAACCTTTACCCTAAAAGAAGGCAATAGATTTGAAACTTCAAAAATTGCAAGTACTATGAAGGCGTGTAGAAATATGAAAATTGAAGGTGAGCTTCTAAAAATATTGGAAAAAGCAGACACCTATACAATTAAAGATGGTAAGCTTTCCATTACCAAGGCTAGAATGGCTCCATTGGCCGTTTTTGAAGAAGCTAAATAA
- a CDS encoding SIS domain-containing protein gives MNTKNAIIANAIKAIDNESNAIKNLASFIDDEFAAAVSFIYKSKGRVIVTGVGKSAIIANKIVATLNSTGTPAVFMHAADAIHGDLGTILKDDVVICISKSGNTAEIKVLVPFIKEGPNKLIAITANKNSFLAQQSDFVINAHVEKEACPHNLAPTTSTTAQLVMGDALAICLLELRGFSSQDFAKYHPGGALGKKLYLRVKDIAMVNLKPQVSVDTDVRDVIVEISEKLMGVTAVVENEKIIGIVTDGDIRRMLSKYDNIGKLTAQDIMSENPKTVGCDVLAVDALDIMEKYGISQLLVEKENKYFGVIHLHDLIKEGII, from the coding sequence TTGAATACTAAAAATGCCATAATAGCCAATGCTATCAAGGCAATTGATAATGAAAGTAATGCAATCAAAAACCTTGCCTCTTTTATAGATGACGAATTTGCAGCTGCAGTTTCTTTCATTTATAAATCCAAAGGAAGGGTTATAGTAACCGGGGTTGGAAAAAGTGCCATTATTGCCAATAAAATAGTAGCTACATTAAATTCTACCGGCACACCTGCCGTTTTTATGCATGCTGCAGATGCCATTCACGGCGACCTTGGAACCATATTGAAGGACGATGTTGTTATTTGTATTTCTAAAAGTGGCAATACCGCCGAGATTAAAGTATTGGTTCCCTTTATAAAAGAAGGACCTAATAAACTTATTGCCATTACTGCCAACAAAAATTCATTTTTAGCACAGCAATCAGATTTTGTTATCAACGCTCATGTGGAAAAAGAGGCCTGCCCGCACAATCTCGCCCCTACCACCAGCACCACTGCGCAATTGGTAATGGGCGATGCCTTAGCCATTTGTTTGTTGGAGCTTAGAGGATTTAGCAGTCAAGATTTTGCCAAATATCATCCTGGAGGTGCCCTCGGAAAAAAACTTTACCTTCGGGTAAAAGATATTGCCATGGTAAACCTAAAACCTCAAGTTTCCGTAGATACAGATGTGCGCGATGTTATTGTTGAAATCTCCGAAAAATTAATGGGAGTAACTGCAGTAGTAGAAAACGAAAAAATTATAGGGATTGTTACCGATGGGGATATACGTAGAATGTTAAGCAAATATGATAACATAGGAAAATTAACAGCGCAAGACATAATGTCAGAAAATCCAAAAACTGTCGGTTGTGACGTATTGGCCGTAGATGCCTTGGATATCATGGAAAAATACGGTATTTCGCAATTGTTGGTTGAAAAAGAAAATAAGTATTTTGGAGTAATACATCTTCATGATTTAATTAAAGAAGGAATTATATAA
- a CDS encoding carboxymuconolactone decarboxylase family protein, translating into MADIVDDFNAYRSKMNDRILEDNNKLIKRIFNLDTNAYMPGALDVKTKELLGLVASAVLRCDDCVRYHLETCHKEGLTKEEVVETLGIATLIGGTIVIPHLRKAYEFWDALEAKES; encoded by the coding sequence ATGGCTGATATAGTAGATGATTTTAATGCCTATCGTTCTAAAATGAACGATCGTATCTTAGAGGATAACAATAAACTTATAAAACGTATTTTTAATCTAGACACCAACGCTTATATGCCTGGTGCCCTCGATGTTAAAACAAAGGAACTTCTTGGCTTGGTTGCTTCGGCTGTGTTAAGGTGCGATGATTGCGTACGGTATCATTTAGAGACTTGCCACAAAGAAGGGTTGACCAAAGAAGAAGTTGTGGAAACTTTAGGTATTGCCACACTTATTGGGGGTACTATTGTAATTCCCCACCTAAGAAAAGCATACGAATTTTGGGACGCTTTGGAAGCCAAAGAATCTTAA
- the lptB gene encoding LPS export ABC transporter ATP-binding protein codes for MKLRAENIMKSYKGRKVVKGISLEVNKGEIVGLLGPNGAGKTTSFYMIVGLIKPNGGKIFLDSQEITNYPMYKRAQNGIGYLAQEASVFRKLSIEDNIMSVLQLTKLSRKEQQMKMEALIDEFSLGHIRKNRGDLLSGGERRRTEIARALATDPSFILLDEPFAGVDPVAVEDIQRIVAQLKDKNIGILITDHNVQETLAITERSYLMFEGSILKAGVPEELAADEMVRKVYLGQNFELRKKKLDFNS; via the coding sequence ATGAAGTTAAGAGCTGAAAACATCATGAAGTCCTACAAAGGACGAAAAGTAGTTAAAGGTATTTCCCTCGAGGTGAACAAAGGGGAAATCGTTGGACTTTTAGGGCCCAATGGAGCAGGAAAAACAACTTCTTTTTACATGATTGTTGGTTTGATTAAGCCAAACGGCGGTAAAATCTTTCTCGATAGCCAAGAAATCACCAATTACCCTATGTACAAAAGGGCTCAAAATGGTATTGGCTATTTGGCACAGGAAGCTTCGGTTTTTAGAAAATTAAGCATTGAAGATAATATTATGAGCGTGCTTCAGCTTACAAAACTTTCTAGAAAAGAACAGCAGATGAAGATGGAAGCGCTCATAGATGAATTTAGTTTAGGCCATATTCGTAAGAACCGCGGAGACCTTCTTTCCGGTGGGGAACGGCGTAGAACAGAAATTGCACGGGCTTTGGCAACCGACCCAAGTTTTATTCTTTTAGATGAGCCCTTTGCAGGGGTAGACCCGGTAGCGGTAGAAGATATTCAACGAATTGTAGCTCAACTTAAAGATAAAAATATTGGAATCTTAATAACCGACCACAACGTGCAAGAAACACTGGCCATTACAGAACGTTCTTATTTAATGTTTGAAGGAAGCATTTTAAAAGCTGGTGTACCTGAAGAACTGGCTGCCGATGAGATGGTTAGAAAAGTATACTTAGGTCAGAACTTTGAGCTGAGGAAGAAAAAACTGGATTTTAATTCTTAA
- the tatC gene encoding twin-arginine translocase subunit TatC: MTKQIGTGEEQEMSFLDHLEELRWHLIRATLGVIIIGIVAFIAKDFIFDTILFGPKKADFPTYKFFCNISRSLGMDESFCEGPQFRIQSRQMAGQFSAHIWTSIWAGFIIGFPYVLWELWRFISPGLHDNERNNSRGFIVIASFLFFTGVLFGYYVISPLSINFLANYHVSEEVFNDIDLSSYISTIRASVISCGLIFELPILMYFLTKIGLVTPEILRKYRKIAIVVVLILSAVITPPDVASQIVVAIPIVILYEISIYISKVVLKREARKLKKQKAKNG, translated from the coding sequence ATGACAAAACAAATTGGTACAGGTGAAGAACAAGAGATGTCTTTTCTAGATCACCTTGAAGAATTAAGATGGCACTTAATTCGTGCTACGCTAGGAGTAATTATTATCGGGATTGTAGCATTTATTGCCAAGGATTTTATATTCGACACCATACTTTTTGGCCCCAAAAAAGCAGACTTCCCTACTTACAAGTTCTTTTGTAATATTTCCAGGAGCTTGGGAATGGACGAGTCTTTTTGCGAAGGACCCCAGTTTAGAATACAGAGTAGGCAAATGGCCGGACAGTTTTCGGCACATATTTGGACGTCTATTTGGGCTGGTTTTATTATTGGATTTCCCTACGTTTTATGGGAATTATGGCGGTTTATAAGTCCAGGATTACATGACAATGAACGTAATAATTCGCGTGGTTTTATTGTAATCGCCTCCTTTTTATTTTTTACTGGTGTGCTTTTTGGATACTACGTTATTTCCCCACTTTCCATTAATTTCTTGGCCAATTATCACGTGAGTGAAGAGGTTTTCAACGATATCGACCTGTCTTCTTACATTTCAACCATAAGAGCTTCCGTTATTTCCTGTGGCCTTATTTTTGAACTTCCTATTTTAATGTATTTCCTTACCAAAATAGGATTGGTAACTCCAGAAATTTTAAGAAAATATCGAAAAATTGCCATTGTGGTGGTTTTAATTCTTTCCGCAGTTATTACCCCACCAGATGTAGCGAGTCAAATTGTGGTGGCTATCCCTATTGTTATTCTATATGAAATAAGTATTTATATTTCTAAAGTAGTACTTAAAAGAGAAGCGCGTAAACTAAAAAAACAAAAAGCAAAAAATGGCTGA
- a CDS encoding CDP-alcohol phosphatidyltransferase family protein, whose product MKKFIPNALTLLNLFCGVIAIILAVQGELIFAAYFVFAGIFFDFFDGLAARLLKVQSELGLQLDSLADVVTSGVVPGIVMYQLFNMSSGVYTWGHPESSESIFGNGTLNIEFLSLFGLLITLGSAYRLAKFNIDENQTDSFIGLPTPANALLILSFPLILEFQESAFLSGLILNKWFLIIVTVVSTYMMNARIELFALKFKTWGFKENSIRYVFLVISALLIALLQYASIPVIIFLYVLFSIVVSYQKKSKPAV is encoded by the coding sequence ATGAAGAAGTTTATACCGAATGCCTTAACCCTTTTAAATCTATTTTGTGGTGTAATCGCCATTATTTTAGCGGTTCAGGGAGAGCTCATTTTTGCCGCTTATTTTGTGTTCGCTGGAATATTTTTTGACTTTTTTGACGGACTCGCAGCGAGGCTTTTAAAGGTGCAAAGCGAATTAGGCCTGCAATTGGACTCCCTAGCCGATGTGGTTACCTCTGGTGTAGTACCTGGAATTGTTATGTACCAATTATTTAATATGAGTTCTGGGGTATACACTTGGGGACATCCTGAATCTTCTGAAAGTATTTTTGGGAATGGCACATTGAATATCGAATTTCTATCTTTATTCGGACTCTTAATTACCTTAGGTTCTGCCTACCGTTTGGCAAAATTCAACATAGATGAAAATCAAACCGACTCATTTATTGGCTTACCTACGCCAGCAAATGCCTTATTGATTTTATCGTTTCCATTAATTCTGGAGTTTCAGGAAAGTGCTTTTTTAAGCGGTCTAATCCTCAATAAATGGTTTTTGATAATTGTAACTGTAGTCAGTACTTATATGATGAATGCAAGGATCGAATTGTTTGCCTTAAAATTTAAAACATGGGGTTTTAAAGAGAATAGTATTCGGTATGTCTTCTTGGTGATTTCAGCCCTTCTAATTGCTTTACTGCAATATGCTTCCATACCAGTTATTATCTTTTTGTATGTGCTTTTTTCTATTGTTGTAAGCTATCAAAAGAAAAGCAAACCAGCAGTTTAG